Genomic segment of Pseudothermotoga hypogea DSM 11164 = NBRC 106472:
CCCGGCCAGAGGCTGCTGATACCGCAACCCGAGGGATTGATCTACACTGTGAGGAAAGGCGATACCCTCTATTCCATAGCGAAGTCCTTCTTCACCACCGTTTCGGATATAAAGACAGCGAACGATCTGAGATCAGACAGCATCACCGTCGGTCAAAAGCTTTTCATCCCGATCAGTTGTATTGGAAAAGCTTTCAACGTCGAAAAAGGTTACATATGGCCGACTTACGGCGTGATATCCTCTCCATTCGGCTGGCGAAGACATCCCATAACCAAGCAGATGTCCTTCCACTCGGGTATAGACATTGCGGCACCTGAGGGTACGCCCGTCTTTGCCTCTGCACCCGGTACGGTGATCTTCGCTGGTGAAAAGTCAGGCTATGGGTTACTCGTGGAAGTGAAGGGTTCGAAAGAGATCTTCAGATACGCTCATCTATCCAAGATAACGGTGTACGTTGGACAGAGGGTCGACAGAGGCACATTGATCGGGCGTGTGGGCAGCACGGGTGTGAGTACGGGGCCACACCTTCACTTCGAAATCGAGGTTTTGGCAAAGGGAGAGGTCGTGAATCCCCTTGCCTATCTGCCTTCCTCGACGAAAGTTTATGTACTGAGAGAAAGCGCCGAAGAGGGTATGGGCGGTCAGTAAGATCAACGGTGTGAATTTAGCCAGCTTAGAAGATCCAGTTTAAATACTTCGGCGTTGTAGCTGTCTTCGAACAGCTCGTGGTAAGATCCTTGGTACACTTTGAGAACCCGGTCCTTCACCGTGAGGTTTTCGAAGAACTGCCTCGCCCCGGTTGGAAGCGTCACTCTATCCTCACTACCTACAGCAACGAAGGTTGGAACCTTTATCCTGTGAGCTTCTTTCAAAGCCATCTGACTGTGTTTGAAAAGGTCTGCTGCAAGTCTTGCAGAAATTCTCCTGTGGACCAATGGGTCCGCCACGTACTTTTGAACTGCCTCTGGATTGGTGGAAAGATCGTTCGGGTTTATCCCGTTGTCGAAGGTCAACGCCGGTGCCAAGATCGAAAAGATTGAAGCAACTGTTCTCAAAGCTATGTTGCTGTTAGGAAGATGCAGTGCGGGTGAGGTGACTATTAGACCCTTCACGTTGTTCCTCAATTCTACGTATCGGATCGCGATGAGCCCGCCCAGGCTGTGACCCATGAGGAAACAGCCAGGATGACGAGAGACCAGCTCGTCGATGATGTTGAAGATTTCCGAAAAACTCGCATGGCCACGCTTTCCCTCGCTCTCTCCGTGACCCGGCAAGTCAAAGAGGGTCACTCCGAACCGTGGAATGAGCAAATCGACAAGCCATTGATAACGTTTCGCATGCTCACCGAGACCGTGCACCAAAATCACGTGCCCTTCATTTCCTTGAAACTCTTTTATCCACACGTTCCTCTTCCCCCACCAGCTCGAAGTCTATCTCCCCAGCGATCTTGTCCGCACGCAGGACCCTGACTTTGAGTGTGTCACCTATTTTGAAGATTCTTCCCGTTCGTTCTCCCACGAGTATGTTTTTTCGCTCATCGTAAAAGTAGTAATCATCGAGCGTTGAGATATGAACAAGCCCAGAGATGAGCTTGTCTGGTATTTCAAC
This window contains:
- a CDS encoding LysM peptidoglycan-binding domain-containing protein; its protein translation is MRRILCLLLIVFLLTVVLGGYLTVTYIVQQGDTLYDIARKFNVSPSTILDWNGINPLRLSPGQRLLIPQPEGLIYTVRKGDTLYSIAKSFFTTVSDIKTANDLRSDSITVGQKLFIPISCIGKAFNVEKGYIWPTYGVISSPFGWRRHPITKQMSFHSGIDIAAPEGTPVFASAPGTVIFAGEKSGYGLLVEVKGSKEIFRYAHLSKITVYVGQRVDRGTLIGRVGSTGVSTGPHLHFEIEVLAKGEVVNPLAYLPSSTKVYVLRESAEEGMGGQ
- a CDS encoding alpha/beta hydrolase: MWIKEFQGNEGHVILVHGLGEHAKRYQWLVDLLIPRFGVTLFDLPGHGESEGKRGHASFSEIFNIIDELVSRHPGCFLMGHSLGGLIAIRYVELRNNVKGLIVTSPALHLPNSNIALRTVASIFSILAPALTFDNGINPNDLSTNPEAVQKYVADPLVHRRISARLAADLFKHSQMALKEAHRIKVPTFVAVGSEDRVTLPTGARQFFENLTVKDRVLKVYQGSYHELFEDSYNAEVFKLDLLSWLNSHR